The Daphnia carinata strain CSIRO-1 chromosome 1, CSIRO_AGI_Dcar_HiC_V3, whole genome shotgun sequence sequence CTTTTCAGCTCACTGGTGGTAAGAGCTAGAtataaattctttttctttgtatttCATAAGTAAATGTTTTTACCAACACATTTTGCAGTCCTCCTTGTCGTATGTTTACTCCAATACTGGCAGATTTCTATAGAGTAAGATTCTTttcattaaagaaaaattgttcttCCCTGCATAGAGGTATCAAAGCTAATCAGTATCTTTGTTTTATCTTTGGAACCAAGGACTTGCCTGATGATGGAGTAGAATGCATCTTTATCTCTTCAGATCGCAGTGAAAATGACATGATGCAATACATGCAAGAGTCACATGCTGATTGGCTTGCTACACCATGGGGAAATCAACTTTCAgcgtaaacaaaaaaactattttaggTATTTACACCACATTTAATTTCTAAACATTTTCAGGGCTCTAAAAGCAAAGTATAATGTCAGTGGAATTCCTTGCCTTGTTGTGGTTAAGAAAAATGGAACTGTTATCACCAAGGATGGAAGAAGCGATGTTCATCGCCTTGGTACCGGTTGTCTTCAACAATGGAGAAAATAGTCCCATCAGACTGCAAAAAATAATGTCATCACATACCCTTCTCTCCAACCAATAGCTGTATACCAATTTCACTATGTACTATATAAGGAATCGGTATATGCAATCAAATTGTATGTCGACAAACTGTCCCCAGAAATCAAAGCTTTATATTAAAAAGTGTGTGCTTTACCAATACCAGTGATTACTACTGAACTATT is a genomic window containing:
- the LOC132088557 gene encoding nucleoredoxin-like protein 2, which gives rise to MDMLQGQVLVNKQRQSISAEVALQNKDIICYYFSAHWCPPCRMFTPILADFYRDLPDDGVECIFISSDRSENDMMQYMQESHADWLATPWGNQLSAALKAKYNVSGIPCLVVVKKNGTVITKDGRSDVHRLGTGCLQQWRK